The following is a genomic window from Antechinus flavipes isolate AdamAnt ecotype Samford, QLD, Australia chromosome 3, AdamAnt_v2, whole genome shotgun sequence.
TATGTTTTATCTATCTAGGCTGCCCCTTGTGAAAGTGACAGCTTtccttaggcctcagttttcccatctgcaaaatgggattgGAGGGATTTGACTAGATGCCCTTtgaaatccctttcagctctagcgCGCTGATCTTATGTTTCATCTGTCTAGGCTGCCCCTCTCTGCTCTCTGACTTGTGGTGAAGGATTGCTaagtcttttcccctttcttacaTGATAAGAGATGGTAACTGGCTCTAGAGCACGGAGCTGATGACCTGTTTTGAGCCCTGAAGGTTCCTGTGGGGCTGGCAGAGCTGGCAGGGATTGGCGGAGGAGTGAAGATGAGggcaaaggagaaggaaggaagggggtgggagaacagagagaaaggggagggggtcTGTGCCTGCAACTGCTCTAAAAGAGCATGTTCTTATACTCGGTAGAGAAGCCTGTGCACTGGGAGTCCTAAGGGCCTAGATACAGGATTATATCTGAAAGGGGTTTCCTGGAGCGGGCAGAGGTGCCAGAGGAAGCCGGTGGTGATGGCCATATTGTTAGGGGAGCATGGGAAGAGCAAACAGGCAGGAACTGGGAGGCTGGGTTAAGGCCCAGATGGGCTCATCATTCACAGGCAACAGCTCTTAAGAATTGGTCCGTTCAACCATGAGCTACTCGGCCTTTCCTTGGAGCCTCCatggggcaggggcaggggccaTGGGGCAGGGGCCAGGAGGGGGTGGCCGGGCCCCGCCCTGCTCCCTGCTCACTGCTTGAAGGCTGACTGGAGCTCCTTGAAGGcggcttttctttgtttctgctcCTCGGCCTGTCGTTTGCGTTCCTCCTGCTCAGCTTTAATCTCTTCCTCGAACTTGCTGGAGACGTTGATCGCTTGGACCTAGAAGTAAAAGGGAGTCAGGGTTGGGCCACCAGGAGAAAAAGAGGTGGGAGGTGTGGGGATTACCTTCCAGCCTTCCCACCCTCCAGATACTccttcctctttgcttttttttttatctctttcctctttcccatttCCCAGTTCCTCTTATAGGTTGGATTCTTCTGTCAGAATATAATTATGAAGGTACAGACCATCTTGCTTGTTTGTATgtttccccagcatttagcatagagcctagcacataataaacattCTTCATTCATCCTTCTATCTAactctgtctttttctatctcttctgcctgtctctgtttcttcccctcccccccatcatctatccattcatccttCTGTTTATCTAATTTGTCCATTCATTGATCCATCAATCTGTCCATCCaggcctctttctctctccccatctatccattcatccttCTTTTATCTGTCTAGTTTATCGGTTCATCCATCTCTCTGTAGTTTATCTAGTTTATCCATTcatctgtctttttctatctcttttagcCTTCTGcctgtctttttctgtgtctctaaCCATGTACCACTGTCTTTCCCCCTCTATCCATTCATCCTTCTGTTTATTTACTTAGTTCATCCATTCATTGACCCATCCATtcctttctatctatccattcatccttctatttatttatctacctcatccatttatccatctactccctcctttctctctagCCATCCATTCATCCTTCTGTTTACCTATCTAGTTTATCCACTCATCCACCCATTCATCCCTCTTTCCCCcatatctatccattcattcttcTGTTTATCTAGTTTATCACCCTTCTATCCATCTCCTTTCTGTGTCTCTAGTTTATTCATTCATCCTATCCactcctttctttgtctttatccTTCTGtcaatctatctatccatccttttgtctttctatctaaATTTCTGCTGATGTATCTAATTATTTATATCTCTATCCATCCATCGCTATCATatacagtagaaagaatatttgatttggagtcagaagagatCAGGGTTCAAACCATCACTCTTACCcttagctagctgtgtgaccctggaagaATGCCTTTACTTTGATGGGCCTTTGTTTCTCCTTCTGTAATATTAAAATTCAGGTCTGGCTGTGACAGCcaccctactcaataaactgcaATGTCtctcaggatcaaatacaaaataatgtttggcatgtaaagccctttataacagccttctcctacttttccagtctttttacaccttactCCTCAAACTCTATACTCCGAGATCCAGTGGCACTTTTGCTCAGCAGAACGTTCCATCTCTGGGCATTTCCTCTGGCTGTCCCTCACATCGAGGAGgctctccttcctcacttctgcctcccagtttctctagcttccttcaaatttcagctcaaTTCATCTCTTTCACAAGAAGCccttcccaatccctcttttggtgccttcttttcttttaactatTTCCTACTAAtttgttgtttctcccattagattggaagcttcttgagggcaggggatgcttttttgcctttctttgtagcctCAGTGGTTAGTACAaggcctagcacatagtaggtgcttattgaCTGCCAGAGTCCCAGGGCTTTGAGTGAAGATGTGACTTTTTAAAGATCACAAAATTAGCAAATTGAAGAGCCTTGATTCAGACCCAGGGACCCTGATTCCAAAAAAAGCCCACTTTCCATGacagtgggggggaggggagcacaGGAGGGATAGAAGTATGTTTATGTGACTGGGGTGAGGGGCTTGGCAAAATGTGATGGAAATGGAAGAATGTGGGGAGGAATTCACTTAATTGTGATGGAAGccaagggagagggggaagagatggaagagaggCTGCACGGCTTGTTCTGGAGGTCTAAAATTAGGGGATTTTAGTGTCTTCTCTATTATGGTAGTCTGGTTCTGCTGCCTCAGGCCGCAAGACCAGGTGAGAAAGCCCTCCTACCCTCCTAGCCCACGAAGAAAGCCACAGAGCTCCACTGGGAGCACCGAGCTTCAAAaacccttctcttctccttactTTGGCCTCGAAAAAGTTCTTGGCTCCTTTAACGCCTTCCGTCGAGACATCGATTTCGGAGCGCTGGGCGAGAACGTGAAGGCCGCTGTCCTCCTGCAGCTCCCCTGCTGCCGACTTCCGGAAAATCAGGAGGAACTGCAAGAAAAGAAGGAACCCGGGTCATAAGGAAGCCATGTAAAGGTCCTGGGATCATGGTCCCCTCCCACCAGCCCAGCCTCTCAGTGCAGGGACCTGCCAGCCCGGAGAAATCATCAGGACTGAAGGTGGGAATCCCTGGAGTCTGGGAATCTCCCTCAGGGGCCCGGGTTAGTGACTACTAACTACTCACGTAAGTACATGACTTTGAACACTTCTCTGCTCTGCAGATCTCAGTTTTCACACTTGTAAAGTGAGAGGATGAGactatataaattttaagatatcttctagttctgacatcccaggttctaagggccctcccagctctgaccacctgggttctaagggccctcccagctctgacatcccgggttctaagggccctcccagctctgacattctatgtctaagggccctcccagctctgacatcccaggttctaagggccctcccaacccTGACATCCCGGGttttaagggccctcccagctctgacattctatgtctaagggccctcccagctctgacttcccaggttctaagggcccttccagctctgacctcctatGTTCTAAGGGATCTCCTAGCCCTGACATCTtggattctaagggccctcccagccctgacatcctgggttctaagggccctccctgctctgacatcctgtgttctaagggccctcccaggtctgacatcttgtgttctaaggactcttccagctctgatctcctgggttctaagggccctctcagctctgacctcctgtgttctaagggatctcccagctctgacatcttggattctaagggccctcctagctctgacatcctgtgttctaagggcccttccagctctgacctcctatGTTCTAAGGGATCTCCCAACCCTGACATCTtggattctaagggccctcccagctttggcattctgtattctaagggccctctcagctctgacctcctgtgttctaagggcccttccagctctgacctcctgggttctaagggccctcccagctctgacatcccgggttctaagggccctcccagctctgacatcccgggttctaagggccctcccagtccTGAATTCCAAGTTTACAGGGTCACAGTTGTAGGCCTATAAGAGACCCCAGAAACCCTCTAGCCCAAGTTCCTCATTCTATAGAGTAGAACTCTTGAGGCCCGAAGAAGCTAACGAGCTTAACTTCAACAAGGTCAACTATAGGAGGTGGGATtggaatccaagtcttcttgagtCCAGATTTAGGACTACATACACTAAGTCACCAAGGTTGGGCACAGGGATACTTGTTGAATGCATGAATTAAATCCCTAACTGCTTATATCTGGATACTTTGTCCTGGAtagagagagaatattaaaatTCTGATTTACCAGATCAGCCTGACTGTGACAAACTTACCACCTCCTAGGAAGTTTACAGTATAGGCAAAGAATCTAAGATAAGACATTTCTCAAACTCTGGAACCTGCAGTTCCAGCAAGTTATCAGTCTATTTTAGTGGTGAGTAAACTGAAGGACAAGAGTTGGGGTCCCCTCTCCCAGAGCTTCATTATGTGAGGCCTGCCTTTGGGAAACCCAAGGAGGTCAGAGGCCCAGCTATTTTGAGGTACCCCCAGGTCCCTATTTTGAAAGGGGGTTCTACTTTTCCCGACTCCCTTTTATATCTCCCACGTCATGGTGACGGCCTCAGCTCCCTTCCCAGCCCACCTCCCGGAAGCTCAGCTTGTTGTCAAGATCCTCATCTACTTCTTTGATCATGTTTTTCAGACCCAGATGTGTCTGAGGAGCTTCGAGCTTCTCCATCATGAGCTTCAGCTCCATCAGGTCAATGAAGCCGTCTCGACCAGCGTCATACCTGGGGGGTGAGAACAGCAGAGGGTGAGAACAACTGTGATTTCTGTCTAATCCAAACTCTAACAGCTAATGCCCTTACTGGGTACTAGTCTGCCAGTCACGTGAGCCCCAGGGGTAAGGGACAACACTGGAGACAGTTTTATTCACCCCTGAGCAATTACTCTCCATAAAACTTCTAATATATCACAGCTGGGCCcttagaacaaagcttcttaaactctgggtTATGACCCCATGAGACCATTAAGAAAGTGAGGATCAAGAAAAATATGGCAACAACAAAAGTTACCAAATAATTtcccaagatttaattctttgtgtaaaaagaaagcacatccatctcattaatatgcaaatttgcttttatctttaataaatggcaaaatcatATATATGCCAAAGAAGTGTTtcgaaataaatttctttatgatgtattatcaataaatgttgatttatatacccattttatattatctatatatttgcgttgtgcaaaaatttcttgggcaaaaaggggatgaaagtggaaaaagtttaagaatacaGGATTGTATTCTTAATATCAGAGCTGTGAGGAGCCTTAGAATATGAACGTCAGGGATAAGAGAGCCctcagaacatagaatgtcagagctgggggatCAGTAGGGAGCAGAATTTAACATACAGAATATCGGAGCTGGGAGCACACTTAGGACATGAATGTCAGAAATGAAAGGACCTTTAGAACAGATGGGAGGATTCTTAGAACAGGAAATTTTGGAGGGAGACTAGGATATTGCAGCTGGGAGGAATCATAGAATAGAGTGTCCAAACATTAGGATATAAAAAAATAGGAGCTTGGAGGGACTTTAGAACACGgaatatcagagctagaaagTGCCTTAGAAGAACCAAGGCGATCAGAACTGTAAAAGGCCTGGGAACACAGAATGGAGAACATAGAGTGTCACAATTGGAAGGAATTTGAAGATCATCAGATTGAATTTCCTCCTTTTTGCAGACAAATAAATGGAGGTTTGGCAGTGAGTCTCCAGAGGACAacaactcagatcttctgacagCTCACTTGAGAGTGAGTCCACTGTCTCTACACAGAGGAGACAAAAGGGGAGGGGCAGTTGACAAAGAGTAGGGATAACGATCCAGTTGTCCTTGGGAGGCTGGCATTTTAGACACACCCAACCCTTATCTCCTTTCCCAGGATTCTCAGCAATTGCCTCAGAGGACTTGTTTCCAACCTAATATCCCAAACTTCTACCTAGCCCTACTTTTTGGCCTTGGCTCTTTCCTTCTTGAAAATATACCACCAGAAACATacagaatttaagctccttgtgGACAGGGGCTGtttgtttctgtgtttctgtttctagTATCCAGTACCCCAACATAGTTCGGGTACAATAAAAAGCCTGTGGAACAGCTGAGCTAAAATGACCCTCCCATCAGATTTCTGCAGGTTAATTCTTCCTTTCAGTAGAAATAATTCTTTCTGCAGACTAACTCTCCCCTCTATCACAACTGCTCAGTAGAAGCTAGTCCCTGCCCCTCTGTTCTGGAAGGGAAGGCGTATTTAGGGCACTCTCAGCTGGTTAGCTCCCAAAAGACATTTGGGAAACAGACACTGCTCGCAAGAGGCCTCTCTCTCCCTGGTTTCCATGAGCCTCCCCCTCCCCGGCAGCTGTGCCGGGGTTAGAGCAAGAGCTGCCAAGGGCACATCACACAGTGGGTGGGGACACAGGCTTGCTAACATGTACACAGGCCCCTGCTTATCAGTGAGGCAAACCTCTCCCAGGCTAGGGTTGGGCAACTGACAACAGCTGCAGTTCTGGAAAAGCCTGGGGGCTTCAGGAAGGGGACCCTTTTCAGGCTTGGGGAGATAGAGCCCTATGTACACTTGCTCTTATAGATAGGATGCTGATAATTGTAGTCTAACAGTAATAAAACTTAGAAtataggatgtcagagctgggagggcccttagaacacagaatgtcagagctaggagagcccttagaatccaggatgtcagagctgggagggcccttagaacccaggaggtcagagctgggagggcccctagaacccaggaagtcagagctgggagggcccttagaacccaggaagtcagagctgggaagaaccttagaacacaggaggtcagaAATGGAAGAATCTTAAAAGACCATCTGGACCAAAAGTCACACAGTATAAAGAAGGAATTTGAGGTTTATGGCAGCTGAAGAGATTGACCCATGGAGCAGTTCATTTTATTCCTGGACACCCGACTTCTGCTCCTGCAGAGTGATTTCCTGGGTGAGCTATTTAGAGAGCTTCGGGTAGGAATGTGGGCATGTTGCCAACCTGTTGTAAATCAGCCACTCCCTTGAACTCTCTCTAACTGGGCTCTCTTTGGCAGCCAGAACAGGGCTCTCCATCAGCAAATGAGTTTGAGagaaaaaacattgaatttagacctagatttgaatcttgattctgctTGCTGCCTCTTGTGggtcccttcttcctctctgaaTGTGCTTCTTCTTTTCATAAAACAAGACCCTTTTGGTAATAAAAGTGTGGCTACTTTCCTTAGTGGAAGGACAAGGGCAAGATTTCCACTAAGTCAGTTTTACATGACAAATCAATCATCTGAAGGAGTCTTGGAGAAGGGCACATCTCCCAGGCCTTAGatggagaaaagacagagaggagagagaaggaagggctCCTTCCGGGTCCCCAGGCAATCGATGTTGCTAAGGACTAGGGTGGCTGAGGAAGCAAAGTGTGAACACATCTCTCTCTGAGCAGATATACtggggaagggatgtgagaaatgATGTGAGAGGATGTGGTCAAGGCTGTTGGGAGGTATAGAGGGACCGGCCTGAGTCCGGTCAGAAACCAGAAGTTCCTGAGGGCtaaaacacccccccccccagtctccCCAGAAGCCTCAGTTTAGAAGAACACCAGAAATAACTACTGGAGGAAGCAATCTGGTAAGAATGAAGTGGGCAGAGCTGGGCGATAGTGGGCAAATCATGGGATctcttccagcctcagtttctttctctgtaaaacaaggagACTAGAAAATGTGCCCTATTCCTTCTAATTCTATACTCGGGCTTACAGGGCTCTCTGAGGCCATTCCCCCGCCTCGGCGAAGGACAATTCGGAAACCGCCCAGTCTACCCGCTATTTATCTTGCCCATAAACGTTCTCAGggaaggcaagaaaaatcaggggAATGAAGACCAGATGCTCCCATTTCTACAGTTCCTTCCAGTCCTGGTAAGCAGTTAACAAATATCTCTACATTAATGTTCAGTGATTCTTCTCAGCAGGGACTAGAAGAGCTCCATTTCCTTCGCCACTCTGGAGGAGGGTCCACGGTGGAGTGACTGTGAGCCACCTGGATCGCTGGAGTATCTGCCGCACTCCCTGCCACACTCCTGCCAGCTCAGGCCTTAGCCCGCTCCAAGTCAATAAGTTTCCAATCAATGCGTCTGTGGTTGCGCTCTGGGTCCCCAGGGTCCTGCCCACAGGCCAAATGGTCTGAGAGATATGATTAGGGAATGCAATGCCTTGGAGCAGGCCACAGATGGGCCAGCAAGACCAACCGCAGGGGCTGCCGGAGGAACTGAGCTCTTATGTGATGGAGGAGGCTGTCCAGAGTCAAGCTGGGGAGGGGATTATGACCAGCCAAGGCCCCAAGGGATCCGTGTTTACAgctcagtgctttgcacatagtaggtattcagtAATTGTTTGGAACTAGAAGCAGCTGGGGAGCCTATAGGAAAGACAGTGAAGAGTGTGCCGGGGCAGAGGAACTGGTCTGAAATCCTGGCTCGGCTCTGCCAATGGCTCCTTGTATGAACTTAGTTAGGCAAGATACCTTCTTCTGGTCCTCATTTCATCAGTAAAAGCAGGAGCTTCAATTAGGTGATTTCTAAGACTTCTGGCTTTAAAACCCATGATCCTGCATTTGAGTCATAGGTTTTGGACCCTGAATTTAACTCtaaatatgtaattatgtaaGTTAAagcctcaactttctcatctgtaaaataaccaCAGGGTTATTGAGATCATAGAATATCAGCTCCTTACAGAAAGCAActgtttcacttttgcctttgcCAACAAAGCCGGGTCCTGAGGAGGCTACTTAATGTCTGGTGAAGGAACTGAAAGGGCTGCTTGCAACTCAGAGCCCCATAGGAGTATGAGCTGTCAGTTGGTTACCACCAGAAAAGATGGGGTATTTTCATTAGCTCTAGGAGCAGTGGTGGCTAAGGGGCTTGGTTTGGAGCCAGGTAGACAACCTCGAGtttaaatttgtcctcagacacttacaagttgtgtgatcctgagcaagtcacttcatcctatttgcctcagtttcctttctgtaaaatgaagtggagaaggaaatggcaaaacaccccaggatctttgccaagaaaacctcaaatggggtcatgaagagtcagacacaactaaaaacaactgaacaattggCACACTTTGAGTCTGTGGTGAGGGCAGATCACCCTTGAATTAGGACTGGACCCTTCCCTCCCCAACGCCCCCCCCGCCAAGCTTTGTGGGGTCAGCACCCAGGGTAACCTGGAAGAGACTGTTCTATATCAtgaggatggagggagaggagagcAGAGGGTCTGGACCTGTGGGCACTCCCAAGTCTGGCCTGTTATTGGTGTGAGGCCCCCGGTGGCCCCGATTCCTCCCTCTGGGCTCAGTTAGgtctcatttccttcccctcAGGTCCCCAATCCAGTGCCTGCTGCTGGATAACCCAGAGCTCCTCCCAGGCCTTGTGtctgatcagcaggatgactgcTGCCAGTCCAGATGTCAGCAGGGAGCAAATCTGAAGGCGGGTATCTAGCTGACAATGGCACAAGCCAGTTCCAACACTCGCTCGCTTGGGAGCAGCAGCAAGCTCCTTTCTGCCTCAGATTCCATCCAATCTTGCAAGGGAGGAGCAGAAAGCAGATGAAGAGTCTTTCTAAGGTAGTTGAGGCACAATATTAGATCATTAGTTTCAGAGATGATTTCATCCCATTCCATTCCCCATCTCTCCAGAGAGGTAGGTGATGTGGCCACATGTGGCTCACTAACTTTCTTCATATGACTGAAGACTGAATATTTGAGAGTGTCAAAGCTAGGacggtccttagaacccaggaggtcagagctgggagggcccttagaacccaggaagtcagagctgggagggcccttagaaccaaggatgtcagagctaggagggcccttagaacccaggaggtcagagctgggagggcccttagaacccaggaggtcagagctgggagggcccttagaacccaggaagtcagagctggagggcccttagaaccaggatgtcagagctgggagggcccttagaacccaggaggtcagagctgggagggcccttagaacccagaaggtcagagctaggaaggcccttagaacacaaAAAGCTAAAGCTAAAGgagccttagaacatagaatgcaaATCATCTGAGAGGGGCTTTGGAACAGagactgtcagagctgggatAGTCTTACAATGTCAGGTTGGCAAGGTCCTTAGCACACAGCATTTAGGGAGGGACCTAGACAAACCTCCTCCTTAACAATATAAGGAAAGTGAAGtccagaaaaaggaagtgacCTTCCCACCACCACACACAGAAACCTCAGGcaggcttttctcctttctcttgctttctccccatccccccccTGCCccagggaagggatgggaggctCATTCATTTGCAGAGAGGGGGAAGGCGGCGCTGGGCCCTCGGCACTGCCTGTTTGGTGGGCCGATCCATCCCTGGCCCTGCTTGGCAACAGAGCATCCGGGCCCGGGGCTCAGCACCTTTCTCACTTGCTGAGAGCCTGGAGACCCTGGCACCCTGCCCACATTCCTGCCCGCCTCTCAGTGAATAGCTCATCTCGGGAACGACTCAGCAGCTGCAGAGCCCCGGATGCTCGCGGACAAATCAGTCCCTTCCCCCCTGGCCCCGAGTTGGAACAGCTCACACATCGCACACGTACCCTTCCATTCAGATTAagtcccctcctcctcccctccctcataACGCCTCCAAGCCCCAGGGAAAACTGCGGCTCCAAACGTGCTGTGGGCATTGGGGTCCCAGAGGAGGCTCGAGGGGGCGGCCTGAGGGCTGGGGTGGGGGCGGCCTGTGGGCCGGGGTGGGGGCGGCCTGAGGGCCGGGGAGGGGGTGGCCTGAAGGCCGGGGTGGGGGCGGCCTGAGGGCCGGGGTGGGGGCGGCCTGTGGGCCAGGGTGGGGGCGGCCTGTGGGCCAGGGTGGGGGCGGCCGGGGCACCAGGGCTGGTCTTCTCCAGCAGCTCAGCTGTGGAATGCTGGTGGGCCTTAGCAAGGGGATGAGCTTTATTCCCACTTGCTGTAGCCATTCTCTCCATTGGGGTTGGACCCTTGAGTTTGTGACTCATTCACATCCCATGACCCTGAGCCTTCCCTTTCCTTATCAGGCCCCAAGGCTCAGGCTCACCTTAAAGTTA
Proteins encoded in this region:
- the EFHD2 gene encoding EF-hand domain-containing protein D2 isoform X1, coding for MATDELATKLNRRLQIEDGGEGSDHEQGQEQRPQSGLNGAAAGAGPGAADESGDPLASADCELSAKLQRRADLNLGIGEPVSPSRRVFNPYTEFKEFSRKQIKDMEKMFKQACIKCPGQMGCCSRDSDNLEHIHRKGAGRYDAGRDGFIDLMELKLMMEKLEAPQTHLGLKNMIKEVDEDLDNKLSFREFLLIFRKSAAGELQEDSGLHVLAQRSEIDVSTEGVKGAKNFFEAKVQAINVSSKFEEEIKAEQEERKRQAEEQKQRKAAFKELQSAFKQ
- the EFHD2 gene encoding EF-hand domain-containing protein D2 isoform X2, whose amino-acid sequence is MATDELATKLNRRLQIEDGGEGSDHEQGQEQRPQSGLNGAAAGAGPGAADESGDPLASADCELSAKLQRRADLNLGIGEPVSPSRRVFNPYTEFKEFSRKQIKDMEKMFKQYDAGRDGFIDLMELKLMMEKLEAPQTHLGLKNMIKEVDEDLDNKLSFREFLLIFRKSAAGELQEDSGLHVLAQRSEIDVSTEGVKGAKNFFEAKVQAINVSSKFEEEIKAEQEERKRQAEEQKQRKAAFKELQSAFKQ